CGAAGTTCTCGAAGCCGTCAATCACGCCTTCGATGTGCTTCCGGATCAGGGTGTAGTCGTCCCTCATGGAGAGCCATGCCGCGCGGGGTGCGCCCGGCAGCGGGTGGCCTTGGGCATCGGTGAACAGGCGGTGCGCAAGGTTGCAGACGATCGCCACCTCGGAGTGCAGGTGCTCGCTGGCGGGCTTCAGCCGTCCACGGGAGGCATGCACTGCGCTCATGGAATCTTCCACTGTGACCCGCTGGTCGCCCGTCACCTGCGTGTCCTTCTCCGTCCGGCCCAGCGTAGGCAGGATGAGTGCGCGGCGCCCGGTGGACAGGTGGGAGTGGTTCAGCTTGGTGGAGATCTGGACGGTCAACGCCGTGTTGGCCAGCGCGTCCTCTGTTACCTGTGAATCCGGGGCTGCGCGGACGAAGTTACCTCCCATGCCCATGAAGAACCGGACCTTGCCATCGCGCATGGCCCTGATGGCCGCGACGGTGTCGTAACCGTGAGCGCGCGGTGAAAGGAACTCGAACTCATGGTCCAGGCGGTCGTGGAACTTCTCCGGCATCTTCTCGAAAATGCCCATGGTCCGGTCGCCTTGGACGTTCGAGTGCCCTCGAACGGGGCAAACGCCGGCGCCCGGCTTGCCGATGTTGCCTTGGAGCAGCAGGACGTTCACCACGTCCCGCAGGGTGGGCACGGAGTGCTTGTGCTGTGTCAGCCCCATGGCCCAGCAAACGATCGTGGCGTTGGAGGCGAGGAGCCGTTCGCCGGTGGCCCGGATTTGCTCCAGGGGCAGGCCGGTCGCTTCGACGATGTCGTCCCACTCAACCTTCTCGAGGTAGCGCAGGTATTCGTCGATGCCCACCGTGTAGTTGTTGATGAAATCGTGGTCCAGCACGGTGTCCAGGCCGGGAGTTGCGCGGCCTCCCGCTTCGGCTTCGAGGAGGTATTTGCCGAGACCCTGGAAGAGGGCCTGATCGCCGCCCGCGCGGATCTGCAGGAAGTCGTCGGTGAGCTTGGTGCCGGAAACGACGCCCTTGACATGCTGCGGGTTTTCAAAGTGCAGCAACCCGGCTTCGGGAAGCGGGTTGACGGAGACAATGATCGCTCCGTTCTTCTTGGCCTTTTCCAGCGCGCTGAGCATGCGCGGGTGGTTGGTGCCCGGGTTCTGGCCCGCGACGAAGATCAGCGACGCTGTTTCCAGGTCGGCTAGGCTCACGGAGCCCTTGCCGATGCCGATTGTCTCCACGAGGGCGGAGCCGGACGATTCGTGGCACATGTTGGAACAGTCCGGCAGGTTGTTGGTGCCCAGGCCGCGGACCAGGAGCTGGTAGACGAACGCCGCTTCGTTGGAGGTCCGGCCCGAGGTGTAAAACACCGCTTCGTCCGGGTTGTCCATGCCGCGGAGTTCCTCGGCCATCAGGTCGTAGGCGTCGTCCCAGCTGATGGGCTTGTAATGGGTGGCGCCTTCTTCCAGGACCATGGGGTGGGTCAGGCGTCCCTGTTGTCCCAGCCAGTAGTCGTCGCGGGTCTTCAGCTCAGCGACGGAGTGCTTGGCGAAGAATTCGGGCGTGACCCTGCGCCGGGTGGCTTCCTCAGCCACTGCCTTGGCCCCGTTTTCGCAAAACTCCGCCGCGTTGCGCTTCTCGTGCTCCGGCCAGGCGCATCCCATGCAGTCGAAACCATCCAGCTGGTTCACGGCCATCAGCGTCTGCGCGCTGCGGATCGGTCCCATCTGCTCGAACGAGATCTTCAAGGCATTGGCAACGGCCGGAATACCAACGGCCTTGGTCTTGGGTTTGGTGACGGTCAGCTTCGACTCGTCGATGTTTTCACGGGGGGCTTTGGAAGCCATGTGATCTTCCCTCCAGATCAGGAAATGGTCAGGCGGCGCCGGCAGGTACAGGCTGGACGGCGGGTACGGTGCCGCCGGTAACACGTGCCTGCCGACGGGCGGCTTCGGTGGTGTGCAGCAGCAACAATGCCGTGGTCACCGAGCCTACGCCACCCGGAACAGGCGTCAAGGCCGCTGCGACGCCGCTGACGCTCGCCTCGTCCACATCGCCCACCAGGGAACCGTCGGGCAGGACATTCGTGCCGACGTCCACCACCACGGTCTTTTCCGTCACGTGGCTGCCGGTCAGCAGCCCGGTGCGGCCGGCGGCCACCACCACGACGTCGGCGGGCCGCGTGAACGGCTCCAGCGCACCTGAGCGGGAGTGGCAGACGGTGACGGTGGCATCCTTGGCGAGCAGCAGCAGCGACAACGGCTTGCCCACCACGGCAGAACGTCCGACGACGACCACGTTGCGTCCCGCCGTCGGAACCTCGAAGTGGTCCAGAAGCTCGACGACGGCCCGCGCTGTTGCGGGCGCGAAGGCCGGCTGCCCCACGGCAAGGCGGCCGAGGCTCAGCGGGTTGGCGCCGTCGATGTCCTTTTCAGGGGCGATGAGCCCGACCAGGCTGTCCGCACGGACACCCGAAGGCAGGGGAGTCTGGAGGATGATGCCATGCACCGAGGCCTCCGCGCTGAGGTCACGGAGCACGGCGGCCAGGACCTGTTCGGTGGCGTCGTGGCCGAGGTCCACAATCCGGCAGTCGATCCCTGCACGTTCCGCGGCGCGTTCGATCGACCGGACGTACCAGTGGGTTGATTCGTCGTCGGTAGCGACCACGACGGCCACCGTGGGACGGACTCCCTGGCTATCCAGGGCGTGGGCCTCTTCCTGGGCGCGTTGCCGGATGAGGCCTGCAAGCCCCTTGCCGGACAGCACTTCTGCACTCATGCGAGGATCCTTTCGCGGACGCGGCGGGACAGGGTGTCAGCGGCGAGGACCACCTTCTCTTCCAGCCCGTCGGTCTGCCCGGCAAGGCGGGTCCGGGTGGCATCGTCCTTGATGGCCACAAGGTTGATGTCGATGTTGATGCGTGCGGTGGTGGCAGCCGCCCGGGCTGCGTCGGCGGCAGCGGCGACGTCGCTGATGACGTTCGGGTTGGCCGCTTCGAAAAGTTCCGTGGCGAGGTCCACGATCTCGCCGGCAAGCTTGATGAGCTGGGCGGGCGTTTGCGCGGCCTGGACCAGGGCAGCGTCGATCGCCGCTTTCTTCGCGGTCTTGAGCTCCGGGGTGTCGGAAGGAAGCTTGTAGGAATCGATGACCCCTTGGAAGGCGTGTTCGTCGGCATCGGCCAGCCGGAGCGCTTCGGTGCGGTGGTGATCGGCGCTGTTGGTGATACGGGCAACCAGTCCTGCATGCTCCGCGTACTTCTCACCCGTGGTGTAACGGGCCACCATGGCCACCAGTGCGGCACCTTGGGCAGCATGCAACGCCGCAGCCGCTCCGCCGCCCGGTGTGGGTTGGCGGGCGGCGAGCCTGGCCAAATAATCGTTGACTGTTTCTGAGCTGATCATGTGTCTTCCTGGGCTGGAGAAAGAAAGGGGACAGACAGCGGCCCGGACCCGGTTGCGAGGGATAGGGTCCGGGCCGCGTGTCTTGGAAGCCGTGGGTGCGGCGGGGGACTAGCCCCGGAGCCGGCTCATGCTGGGGTCGTACAGCGGATCCTCGGTGACGGTCGCCTGGATGCGGCGGCCGAAGTACTCGATCTCCACCGAATCACCCAAGGACACTGCGGACGGGAGGTACGCGTACGCGATCGGCTTGCGAACCGTGTAGCCGAACGCCGCACTGGTGACGTAACCCACCGGCTGGTTCTTGTAGAACACCGGTTCCTTGCCCAGCACCAAGCTGCGGCCGTCGTCGACCGTCAAGCAGCGCAGGCGGCGGGCGGAGCTTTCCTCGCTGCGGCCCTCCAGGGCTGCCTTCCCGACAAAGTTCTCCTTGGCCATCTTGACCGCGAAGCCGAGGCCGGCCTCGAAGGGGTCGTGCTCCGTGGTCATGTCCGTGCCCCACGAACGGTAACCCTTCTCGAGGCGCAGCGAGCTGAAGGCGGCGCGGCCCGCGGCGATGACGCCGAACGGCTGGCCGGCCTTCCACAGCGCATCCCACAGGCGCTGGCCGTTGTCCGCGCTCGTGTAGAGCTCCCAACCGAGTTCGCCAACGTAGGACAGTCGCATTGCCGTGACGGGAACGCCACCGATCACCACGTCCTTGGCGCGGAAGTAGCGCAGGCCGTCGTTGGAGAAGTCGTCGCTGCTGATGGTGCTGACCAGGTCGCGGGCCAGCGGACCCCACAGGCCGATGCAGCAAGTGCCGCCGGTGGTGTCGCGGACCTGCACCCAGTCGCCCGCGCCGCCGTTCTCCGTCTGCTGGCGGGCAGCACGCTCAAAGTAGGCGGTGTCGATGTTGCCGTTGGCGCCCAGCTGGAAGGTGTTCTCATCCAGGCGTGCAACGGTGATGTCGCTTCGGATGCCGCCGGCGTGGTCCAGCAGGAGGGTGTAGGTAACTGCTCCGGGCTTCTTGGCGAGATCGCCGGTAGTGAGTTCCTGGAGCAGCTTCAAGGCGCCGGGGCCGGAAACTTCCAGGCGCTTGAGCGGCGTCATGTCGTACATGGCCACTGCCGTACGGGTCTTCCAGGCTTCAGCAGCCGCGATCGGGGAGCTGAACATTCCGGACCAGGCATCGCGGGCCGGCGGCTGCCACTCGTCCGGCATTTCCTTCAGCAGTTCGGCATTGGCCTCGAACCAGTAAGGACGCTCCCAGCCGGCACCTTCCAGGAAGTAGCCGCCCAGTTGCTTGTGGCGGGCGTGGAAAGGGCTGACGCGGAGGTTGCGCGGAGAAAGCTTGGGCTGGAGCGGGTGCAGGACGTCGTAGATCTCCACGAAGTTCTGCTGCGAGGTTTCGCTGACGTACTCGGGGGTGAGCTGGACTTCCTCGAAGCGGTGGATGTCACAGTCGCCCAGGTCGATCTGCGACTTGCCGTCAACCAGGACCTCGGCAACGGCGCGGGCGATGCCTGCGGAGTGGGTGACCCACACGGCCTCAGCCACGTAGAAGCCGTCCAGTTCCTTGGACTCGCCCACCAGGGAACCGCCGTCCGGGGTGAAGGAGAAGATGCCGTTGAAGCCGTCTTCGATTTCGCTTTCACGCAGGGCCGGAAGGATCTGCTTGGTTGCTTCCCACGCCGGCAGGAAGTCCTCAAGGGTGAAGTCGAGGCGGGAAGGCATGTTGTGTTCGCTGATGCTGGAGGGCTCGTACTTGCCGAGTTCGTCCAGGTCCACGGGCATGGGCTTGTGGGCGTAGGAACCGATGCCGTAGCGCTCGCCGTGCTCGCGGTAGTAGAGGTCCTGGTCCTGATGACGGAGGATCGGCAGCTGTGCACCGTTGGGCAGTTCGTTCTTGCCCTTCTGGGCGGGAACCGGGGTGGTCTTGACGTACTGGTGGGCCAGGGGGAGCAGCGGAACTGCCATGCCGATCATCTCGCCGATCTTGGCACCCCAGAAGCCTGCGCAGGAGACGACGATGTCGGCCGGGATCACGCCGTCGGCGGTCTGGACGCCTGTGACGCGGTGGCCGGACTGTTCAATGCCGGTCACTTCCGTGTTGCCGAGGTACTTCACGCCGGCAGCTTCGGTGCGCTTGATGAGCAACTGGACGGCACGGGCAGCCAGTGCGAGGCCATCGGAGGGAACGTGGAGGCCGCCCAGGATGTCGTCCTGGTTGATCAGCGGGTAGAGCTCCTTGCATTCCTCCGGGGAGAGGATGCGGCCCTCAATGCCCCAGGACTGCGCGTAGCCAAGCTTGCGCTTGAGGTCCGCAAGACGGGTTTCCGTGGTGGCTACTTCAAGGCCGCCTACCTGGTTGAAGCAGCTCTGGCCATCTTCGGTCAGGGACAGCAGTTTCTCCACCGTGTATTTGGCGAAGAGTGCCATGCTCTTTGACGGGTTGGTCTGGAAGACCAGGCCCGGAGCATGCGAGGTGGAGCCTCCGGGCATGTTGAGCGGACCCTGGTCCAGGACCGTGATGTTGTTCCAGCCGCGTTGAACGAGTTCGTCGGCGAGGTTGGTGCCGACGATGCCGGCTCCGATGATGACAATGCGGGGCGTCGATGCCATGAAAGTTTTCTCCTGCTGTAATTCGGGCGTGGGCGGGCTGGTTAGCGGAAGACGACCGTGCTGGTCCGGTCCAGAAGCACGCGGTGTTCGCAGTGCCAGCGGACGGCGCGGGACAGTGCGAGCGCTTCCGCGTCCTGGCCCACGGTGGAAAGTGCCGTGGGGCCGTAGCTGTGATCCACCCGGATGACTTCCTGCTCGATGATCGGGCCCTCGTCCAGGTCCGCGGTGACGTAGTGTGCCGTAGCGCCTACCTGCTTCACGCCACGGTCGTAGGCCTGGTGGTAGGGGCGAGCACCCTTGAAGCCGGGGAGGAAGGAGTGGTGGATGTTGATCGCACGGCCTTCCAGCTTGCGGCACAAGTCATCTGACAGGACCTGCATGTAGCGGGCAAGGACCACGAGGTCAGCCTCGTATTCCTCCACCAGTTCCAGCAGCCGCGCCTCGGCCTCGGCCTTGGTGTCCGGGGTGACCGGAACGTGGATGAAGGGCAGGCCGGCTGCCTCCGCCATGGCACGGTGGGTCTCGTGGTTGGAAACAACAGCCACCAGCTCGCCGCCGAGGCTGCCTCCGCGCCAACGGAAGATGAGGTCGTTCAGGCAGTGGCCGAACTTGGAGACCATCACCAGGACGCGCTGTTTGGTCTGGTCATGGAAGCTGAACTTCATGTCGAAGCGCTCTGCGATGGAGCGGAACTCTTCTTCAAGCTGCTCCGGTGAGTAGCTCTGCGGGCCGGAGAACGCAGTGCGCAAGTGCAGCGTCTGGCGAAGGCTGTCATCGAACTGCTGGTGCTCTTCGATGTTGAAGCCGCGCTCGAACAGGAACGTGGTGACCGCATTCACGATTCCGGGCTGTTCGACGCACGACAGTGTGAGTACGAACTTCTGCGCTTGCTCGTCCTTGAGCTGCCCGCGTTCCGCCGGAAGGGTGCTGAGGTGAGAGTCTGAAGCCACGAGGGTCATATGTCCTCCTTAGGTAATTCCCTAGATATATTCCTGAATTACGTACTGATATATTAGGATTGGAATCAGCGTATACTGGACCTTGGAACGAGGTCAATAGGTTTTTTCGGAACTGTGGAAGGAGCTCGGCACTGTGGCAATTCAAACCTTGGCGACTGTAGAAGACGCAGGCAGGAAGTCGCTTGCGGACATCGCTTACGAAAGCGTGCGCGACCGGCTCCTGACGCTGGACATCAAGCCGGGCGACCTCCTCAATGATGATCAGCTGGCCAAGGAGCTCGGCATCGGGCGCACGCCGGTGCGCGAGGCCCTGAAGCGGCTGGAGCTTGATCGCCTGGTGGTGACGTACCCGCGACGCGGCACTTTCGCCACCCGGGTGGAAGTGACTGACCTTGCGTTCATTTCCGAGATCCGGGTGCAGTTGGAGCCGGTCGCCGCAGCGCGGGCGGCCCGCGTGGCTACCCCCGGGAGCAGGGATTACCTGCGACAGGTTGTCCGGGAAGTTGAAGCCTTCGACATCAAGGCTGCCTCCGTGGTGGAGACCTTGAAGCTGGATGCCCGCGTGCACCAGGGCATCTACGCTGCGGCAGCCAATCCGCATCTGGAAGACGTCCTGATCCGCTACGACAACCTGGCCACACGGATTTGGTGCATGGTGCTGGACCGGCTGCCCAACCTTGAGCGGCACGTGCATGAGCATGTGGATCTGCTGCAGGCAGTGATCGACGGCGACGAGCACAAGGCGGCAGAGTTGGCGCGGACGCACGTGAGTGAATTCGAGCAGGCGGTGCGTGAGGCGTTGTTCGCAGCCTAGGGGCAAAGCGCCCACTGTTTTCCGACGCGGAGGTTCAGCGCCGAGACACTCTACGGGCGGCCAGCCGGCGTGCGGGTGGTCGACGACCGACCGCACCTGCAACGCGTCGTCCGGGAGGGCTCCGGACAGACCAGCCCCTCAGCCTCCTTGCTTTCACCCCGTCATGTATCCCCTAATGGTGGGCGGCCGCCCTCGATAATTTCCGAAAGAATGCCACCGGGAATAGCATCCCCGTTGTTGTCCACCAACCATTGCCGTGTGGAGCTTTGGCCACCACTGGTCACTGCACATGCCCACAGTTTCCCACTCCAGCCAAATCCAGGGCTTAAAGCGCGGCGTCCACCAAATAGCGCAGGGTGAAACACCGCGGCACATCGCCGAAGCCATGCGTGCGTAGCTGAAGTCGTACCAGCCCGGCACGTTGATGACGCGGCAGGCTGCGGAGGCGCGTCGAGTGCCGAGTGTGCCGAGTGTGCCGGCTGAGACGGCCCTTTCGGGCGGACTGACACCAACCCCTCCGCATCCTCCTGGGGCAATGGCCACGCGTGTGGACATCCCAGCGCTGCCTGCTGCAAGTCCCCTTGCTCTCCTTCTACCGTATGCGAGACCGTGATGCGGCTGCCTGGCGCGGGTCTGGTGTTCGCCTTGCGACCAATCGAAGTACAACAACTTAGTCATCGCCTAGCGGACGGAGATCAACGGTCCGCTTTTTGTGGAGGTTCGGCCGTGCTCCTCGACTGTAGTGACGAACCGGTCCAGCTCGCGTAGTTTTTCCAGCCCGGAAGGAGCATGCCGGCACTTTGGAGGGTTTGATGGGGCCCCGAGCGTGCCCTTCGAACCAGTTCGGCCTGATACCCGCAGTGGGTCGAAGCCGATTCGGACCTTCCATGACCATCGCGGAGGGTGATCTCGTCGAGGCGCAGTTTGCAATGTCGTTGGGCCTTGAGCATTGGCAAGTCCAAGCCACGCTGCCGGCCAGCTCATTCTGCGCCGGAGCCGCTGGCTACCGGGAGCGATTGAAATCCATCAGCGGATGGAGTCGGTAGCGACGACTCATGGCCGTTGCTGCCTGAAATTATTGTAACAAATTTAAGAAAACTGATGACTTCGGAATGTTTATAACGCATCATTGATAGCAGCCGGTCCCGATGGCGCGAGCGGCATCAGGAAGAGAAGGAGTGCTTATGACGCGCTTTGTAGATGTACACAACATGATCCGCTGGGTCAGGTCGCAGGGACCCGAAACGATCATTAATGAACTGATCCAGTATCTGGAGGATGACTTCCGTCGCTGGCCGCAGTTCGACAAGACCCCCCGCGTGGCCAGCCACACTCCGTTTGGCGTCATAGAACTCATGCCGACCAGCGACCATGAAACCTACGCCTTCAAGTACGTGAACGGGCACCCCTCAAACCCGGCCCGCGGGTACCAGACGGTGACGGCGTTCGGCGTTCTTGCGGATGTTCACAACGGCTATCCAACATTCCTTGCAGAGATGACAATTTTGACCGCGCTGCGAACAGCTGCCACCTCGGCCATGGTGGCCAAGGCGCTGGCCCGACCCGATTCGACCGTCATGGCCATGATCGGCACCGGGAGCCAAGCCGAATTCCAAGCACTCGGAATGCGCCGAGCCCTGGGTATCGCCAAGCTGCAAGTGTGGGACACGGATCCCGCCGCGGTGAGCAAGTTTGTTCGCAACATGGTGCCCCTTGGTTTCGACATCTTCGTTGCCTCGTCAGCGTTGGAGGCAGTGCAGGGCGTCGACGTCATCACCACCTGCACGGCAGACAAAACACAGGCGACTATCCTCGGCGTCGAACACCTGGCGCCTGGCGTCCATATCAACGCAATCGGTGGAGATTGCCCGGGCAAGACCGAACTGGATCCGGCCATTCTGGAGCGTGGCGAGGTCTTTGTTGAGTACGAGGACCAGACCCGGATCGAAGGCGAAATCCAGCAAATGCCCGCAGACTTCGCTGTAACCGAGTTCTGGAAGGTACTGCTCGGAGCTGCACCGGGCCGCGTATCAGGGCAACAGATCACTGTTTTCGATTCGGTGGGGTTCGCCGTCGAGGATTTCTCGGCTTTGCGGTACCTGCGGGACTCGGTAGCCGGTTCCGACTTCTTCAAGGAAATAGATCTCGTGGCCAACCCGGAAGATCCCAAGGACCTGTTCGGTCTTGTCGGTGCACTGTCACCGGTTGGATAGGTGACTCCAAACGCATCGCA
The Paenarthrobacter ureafaciens genome window above contains:
- the purU gene encoding formyltetrahydrofolate deformylase → MTLVASDSHLSTLPAERGQLKDEQAQKFVLTLSCVEQPGIVNAVTTFLFERGFNIEEHQQFDDSLRQTLHLRTAFSGPQSYSPEQLEEEFRSIAERFDMKFSFHDQTKQRVLVMVSKFGHCLNDLIFRWRGGSLGGELVAVVSNHETHRAMAEAAGLPFIHVPVTPDTKAEAEARLLELVEEYEADLVVLARYMQVLSDDLCRKLEGRAINIHHSFLPGFKGARPYHQAYDRGVKQVGATAHYVTADLDEGPIIEQEVIRVDHSYGPTALSTVGQDAEALALSRAVRWHCEHRVLLDRTSTVVFR
- a CDS encoding GcvT family protein; translation: MASTPRIVIIGAGIVGTNLADELVQRGWNNITVLDQGPLNMPGGSTSHAPGLVFQTNPSKSMALFAKYTVEKLLSLTEDGQSCFNQVGGLEVATTETRLADLKRKLGYAQSWGIEGRILSPEECKELYPLINQDDILGGLHVPSDGLALAARAVQLLIKRTEAAGVKYLGNTEVTGIEQSGHRVTGVQTADGVIPADIVVSCAGFWGAKIGEMIGMAVPLLPLAHQYVKTTPVPAQKGKNELPNGAQLPILRHQDQDLYYREHGERYGIGSYAHKPMPVDLDELGKYEPSSISEHNMPSRLDFTLEDFLPAWEATKQILPALRESEIEDGFNGIFSFTPDGGSLVGESKELDGFYVAEAVWVTHSAGIARAVAEVLVDGKSQIDLGDCDIHRFEEVQLTPEYVSETSQQNFVEIYDVLHPLQPKLSPRNLRVSPFHARHKQLGGYFLEGAGWERPYWFEANAELLKEMPDEWQPPARDAWSGMFSSPIAAAEAWKTRTAVAMYDMTPLKRLEVSGPGALKLLQELTTGDLAKKPGAVTYTLLLDHAGGIRSDITVARLDENTFQLGANGNIDTAYFERAARQQTENGGAGDWVQVRDTTGGTCCIGLWGPLARDLVSTISSDDFSNDGLRYFRAKDVVIGGVPVTAMRLSYVGELGWELYTSADNGQRLWDALWKAGQPFGVIAAGRAAFSSLRLEKGYRSWGTDMTTEHDPFEAGLGFAVKMAKENFVGKAALEGRSEESSARRLRCLTVDDGRSLVLGKEPVFYKNQPVGYVTSAAFGYTVRKPIAYAYLPSAVSLGDSVEIEYFGRRIQATVTEDPLYDPSMSRLRG
- a CDS encoding FdhF/YdeP family oxidoreductase, which translates into the protein MASKAPRENIDESKLTVTKPKTKAVGIPAVANALKISFEQMGPIRSAQTLMAVNQLDGFDCMGCAWPEHEKRNAAEFCENGAKAVAEEATRRRVTPEFFAKHSVAELKTRDDYWLGQQGRLTHPMVLEEGATHYKPISWDDAYDLMAEELRGMDNPDEAVFYTSGRTSNEAAFVYQLLVRGLGTNNLPDCSNMCHESSGSALVETIGIGKGSVSLADLETASLIFVAGQNPGTNHPRMLSALEKAKKNGAIIVSVNPLPEAGLLHFENPQHVKGVVSGTKLTDDFLQIRAGGDQALFQGLGKYLLEAEAGGRATPGLDTVLDHDFINNYTVGIDEYLRYLEKVEWDDIVEATGLPLEQIRATGERLLASNATIVCWAMGLTQHKHSVPTLRDVVNVLLLQGNIGKPGAGVCPVRGHSNVQGDRTMGIFEKMPEKFHDRLDHEFEFLSPRAHGYDTVAAIRAMRDGKVRFFMGMGGNFVRAAPDSQVTEDALANTALTVQISTKLNHSHLSTGRRALILPTLGRTEKDTQVTGDQRVTVEDSMSAVHASRGRLKPASEHLHSEVAIVCNLAHRLFTDAQGHPLPGAPRAAWLSMRDDYTLIRKHIEGVIDGFENFEDRIQHPGGFVLPHPPRDARKFDTASGKAHFTGNELEYIKIPAGRLVLQTLRSHDQYNTTIYGKDDRYRGIHGGRRVVLINEADIRELGFADGDMVNLISEFDGVDRLAENFRIVSYSTPKGCAAAYYPETNVLVPLDSVADTSGTPTSKSVIIRLERS
- a CDS encoding cyclodeaminase/cyclohydrolase family protein; the protein is MISSETVNDYLARLAARQPTPGGGAAAALHAAQGAALVAMVARYTTGEKYAEHAGLVARITNSADHHRTEALRLADADEHAFQGVIDSYKLPSDTPELKTAKKAAIDAALVQAAQTPAQLIKLAGEIVDLATELFEAANPNVISDVAAAADAARAAATTARINIDINLVAIKDDATRTRLAGQTDGLEEKVVLAADTLSRRVRERILA
- a CDS encoding ornithine cyclodeaminase, whose translation is MTRFVDVHNMIRWVRSQGPETIINELIQYLEDDFRRWPQFDKTPRVASHTPFGVIELMPTSDHETYAFKYVNGHPSNPARGYQTVTAFGVLADVHNGYPTFLAEMTILTALRTAATSAMVAKALARPDSTVMAMIGTGSQAEFQALGMRRALGIAKLQVWDTDPAAVSKFVRNMVPLGFDIFVASSALEAVQGVDVITTCTADKTQATILGVEHLAPGVHINAIGGDCPGKTELDPAILERGEVFVEYEDQTRIEGEIQQMPADFAVTEFWKVLLGAAPGRVSGQQITVFDSVGFAVEDFSALRYLRDSVAGSDFFKEIDLVANPEDPKDLFGLVGALSPVG
- a CDS encoding GntR family transcriptional regulator, producing MAIQTLATVEDAGRKSLADIAYESVRDRLLTLDIKPGDLLNDDQLAKELGIGRTPVREALKRLELDRLVVTYPRRGTFATRVEVTDLAFISEIRVQLEPVAAARAARVATPGSRDYLRQVVREVEAFDIKAASVVETLKLDARVHQGIYAAAANPHLEDVLIRYDNLATRIWCMVLDRLPNLERHVHEHVDLLQAVIDGDEHKAAELARTHVSEFEQAVREALFAA
- a CDS encoding bifunctional 5,10-methylenetetrahydrofolate dehydrogenase/5,10-methenyltetrahydrofolate cyclohydrolase, which encodes MSAEVLSGKGLAGLIRQRAQEEAHALDSQGVRPTVAVVVATDDESTHWYVRSIERAAERAGIDCRIVDLGHDATEQVLAAVLRDLSAEASVHGIILQTPLPSGVRADSLVGLIAPEKDIDGANPLSLGRLAVGQPAFAPATARAVVELLDHFEVPTAGRNVVVVGRSAVVGKPLSLLLLAKDATVTVCHSRSGALEPFTRPADVVVVAAGRTGLLTGSHVTEKTVVVDVGTNVLPDGSLVGDVDEASVSGVAAALTPVPGGVGSVTTALLLLHTTEAARRQARVTGGTVPAVQPVPAGAA